The DNA segment GGTCAATCAAAAAGGGAATGACACCTCTACTTTTTTTCGCTTGTGGCCCATGTGCATTCCCCGCTTTCATGTAACGGTCCCATTCACCATCAGGAAGCTTGCGATGCCCGCCCATGATTTCGTCAGCCCAGACAGCATCCGCGCGCAGTTCTCTGCCGCCATGTCGCTCATGTACAAACAGGAAGTGCCCCTCTACGGCACGCTGCTGGAGCTGGTAAGCGAGATCAACCAGCAGGTCATGCAGCAGCAGCCGCAGGTCGCCGAGGCCCTGCGCTGGACCGGTGAAATCGAGCGGCTCGACCAGGAACGCCATGGCGCCATCCGCGTCGGCACTGCTGCCGAGCTGGCAACCATTGCCCGTCTGTTCGCAGTCATGGGCATGCAACCGGTCGGCTACTACGACCTAAGCTCGGCGGGTGTACCGGTGCACTCCACTGCATTCCGCGCGGTGCACGAGCAGTCGCTGCATGTCAGCCCGTTCCGGGTGTTCACCTCGCTGCTGCGCCTGGAGCTGATCGACAACCCGCAACTGCGCGCCCTGGCCGAGAGCATTTTGGCCAAGCGACAGATCTTCACCCCGCGTGCACTGGAGCTGATCGCCCAGTGCGAACGCGATGGTGGCTTGAGTGCAACTGACGCCGAGGCTTTCGTCAGCGAAGCGCTGCACACCTTCCGCTGGCACCAGGACGCGACCGTCACCGCCGAGCAGTACCAGCAACTGCACGACCAGCATCGCCTGATCGCCGACGTGGTGGCGTTCAAAGGCCCGCACATCAACCACCTGACCCCGCGCACCCTGGACATCGATGCGATCCAGGTTGGCATGCCGGCCAAGGGTATTCCGCCCAAGGCGGTGGTCGAAGGCCCGCCCACCCGCCGTCACCCGATCCTGCTGCGCCAGACCAGCTTCAAGGCGCTGCAAGAGAAGGTTGCGTTCAGCGATCAACAGGGTAGCGAGGGCAGCCACACCGCACGTTTCGGCGAGATCGAACAGCGCGGTGCAGCATTGACCCCAAAAGGCCGCCAGCTCTACGACAAGCTGCTCGATGCCACCCGCGCAGCGCTGGGTGGCGTGCCTGCCGAAGCCAATGCCGAACGCTACCGCGCATTGCTGGCACAGACCTTTGCAGCCTTCCCCGATGACCTGACGCAGATGCGTGAGCAGGGCTTGGCGTATTTCCGCTATTTCGCCACCGAGAAGGGCTTGGCCGCACGCGATCAGGCCGAGCGACCGAGCGACCTGCAAGGGCTGATCGATGCCGGGCATGTGCATTTCGAGGCGTTGGTGTACGAAGACTTCCTGCCGGTGAGTGCGGCGGGGATTTTCCAGTCCAACCTGGGCGACGATGCGCAGGCGGAGTACGGCAGCAATGCCAACCGCGAGGCCTTCGAAGCGGCGCTGGGGTTGCAGGTGCAGGATGAATTGGCGCTGTATGCGCAGAGTGAGCAGCGCTCGTTGCAAGCGTGTGCGCAGGCGTTGAACCTGGGCTCGTTGTAAGCCCAAGGACCGCTATCCCGGGGCAAGCCCGCTCCCACGCAAATTGTGGGAGCGGGCTTGCCCCGCGATAGTGTCAGGTCAATCAACCACCAACCCGAAACCGATCGACTTCCTGGCGCAGCTGCGCCGCCAACCCTTCCAACTCCCGCGCAGTGGTGGCCAGCTCATTGGCCACGTCACGCTGCTCACTGTTGGCCTGGGCGATGCTCTGCAGATTGCGGCTCAGTACGTTCGCCGTACTGCTC comes from the Pseudomonas urmiensis genome and includes:
- the hglS gene encoding 2-oxoadipate dioxygenase/decarboxylase HglS, yielding MPAHDFVSPDSIRAQFSAAMSLMYKQEVPLYGTLLELVSEINQQVMQQQPQVAEALRWTGEIERLDQERHGAIRVGTAAELATIARLFAVMGMQPVGYYDLSSAGVPVHSTAFRAVHEQSLHVSPFRVFTSLLRLELIDNPQLRALAESILAKRQIFTPRALELIAQCERDGGLSATDAEAFVSEALHTFRWHQDATVTAEQYQQLHDQHRLIADVVAFKGPHINHLTPRTLDIDAIQVGMPAKGIPPKAVVEGPPTRRHPILLRQTSFKALQEKVAFSDQQGSEGSHTARFGEIEQRGAALTPKGRQLYDKLLDATRAALGGVPAEANAERYRALLAQTFAAFPDDLTQMREQGLAYFRYFATEKGLAARDQAERPSDLQGLIDAGHVHFEALVYEDFLPVSAAGIFQSNLGDDAQAEYGSNANREAFEAALGLQVQDELALYAQSEQRSLQACAQALNLGSL